The following proteins are encoded in a genomic region of Synechococcus sp. CBW1002:
- a CDS encoding sensor domain-containing diguanylate cyclase encodes MERASDSESTITGVILRPEDSSAGLEPFLLLPGDGLLLIRGLDPQSPGIDKACLTILYADREAHACLGEGLSAAIGGALLPFWPALAEAIQLHSLVMTQEGPRDLWLPWQETSLLVRLFRTDDGVGVGLLAFEEGFAGPSLLQPQRGSEAIARQRVELFERLLHAIGDVVLVTTAEPFAAPGPVILYANAALLSQTGYSYQEVLGRSPRMFQGAGTSALVRAGMRTALENWRSFNAEVLNYRKDGSTYWVDIAISPLQDPSGWFTHWISVQRDVTSRHHNLQHLKNQAYQDPLTGLPNRRSLGDYLQTALDRLHRHAGQAVVMFCDLNRFKEVNDTYGHTVGDRLLVAITKRLQAALRPDDVLVRFAGDEFVVVLEQCGSRQQALAMAHRLKKQVGNTLHVDTAVLQPRIGIAMTSDPLTAAADLLHQADLAMYRAKRQKGDSVEIYDPVLDD; translated from the coding sequence ATGGAGCGTGCATCTGACAGCGAATCAACGATCACCGGAGTGATTCTGCGCCCGGAGGATTCCTCTGCCGGCCTCGAACCCTTTCTGCTGCTTCCCGGCGATGGTCTGCTGCTGATCAGGGGCCTTGACCCCCAAAGCCCTGGCATCGATAAGGCCTGCCTCACGATCCTCTACGCCGATCGCGAGGCCCATGCCTGTCTGGGAGAGGGTCTGAGCGCAGCGATCGGTGGCGCCCTCCTGCCGTTCTGGCCAGCCCTGGCCGAAGCGATCCAGCTGCACAGCCTGGTGATGACCCAGGAGGGTCCTCGTGATCTCTGGCTCCCCTGGCAGGAAACATCTCTGCTGGTGAGACTGTTTCGCACCGACGATGGCGTGGGGGTCGGACTGCTCGCCTTTGAGGAAGGCTTCGCTGGCCCCAGCCTGCTCCAGCCACAGCGTGGCTCCGAGGCCATCGCGCGCCAACGTGTGGAACTGTTTGAACGGTTGCTGCACGCGATCGGCGACGTGGTGCTGGTGACCACAGCTGAGCCCTTCGCAGCTCCTGGCCCCGTGATTCTTTATGCCAATGCCGCGCTGCTTTCCCAGACCGGATACTCCTACCAGGAAGTTCTGGGACGCAGTCCGCGGATGTTCCAGGGAGCCGGGACCAGTGCTCTGGTGCGGGCCGGCATGCGCACGGCCCTGGAAAACTGGCGGAGTTTCAACGCCGAAGTGCTCAATTACCGCAAGGACGGCAGCACCTACTGGGTGGACATAGCGATCTCCCCACTGCAGGACCCCAGCGGCTGGTTCACCCACTGGATTTCGGTTCAGCGGGACGTGACCTCACGCCATCACAACCTGCAGCATCTCAAGAACCAGGCCTACCAGGATCCGCTCACTGGCCTGCCCAATCGACGCTCCCTCGGCGACTACCTGCAGACCGCCCTTGATCGCCTGCACCGCCACGCCGGTCAGGCAGTGGTGATGTTCTGCGATCTCAACCGCTTCAAGGAAGTGAACGACACCTACGGCCACACTGTGGGTGACCGCCTGCTCGTGGCCATCACCAAGCGTCTTCAGGCCGCACTGCGCCCCGACGACGTGTTGGTGCGCTTTGCTGGAGACGAGTTCGTCGTTGTCCTGGAGCAATGCGGCAGTCGGCAGCAGGCGCTCGCCATGGCCCATCGGCTGAAGAAGCAGGTGGGCAACACCCTGCACGTTGACACCGCAGTGCTGCAACCACGCATCGGCATCGCCATGACCTCCGACCCTCTCACAGCTGCTGCTGACCTTCTGCATCAGGCGGATCTGGCCATGTATCGCGCCAAGCGACAGAAAGGGGACTCCGTGGAGATCTACGACCCAGTCCTGGATGATTGA
- a CDS encoding GTP-binding protein has protein sequence MSPAPGRVAASEATAPLQDPATVATTEPLPSGLPVTILTGFLGAGKTTLLNHILSNQQGVKTAVLVNEFGEIGIDNDLVVTTGEDMVELSNGCICCSINGELLEAVYRILDRPDPVDYLVVETTGLADPLPVAMTFLGSDLREQTRLDSIITLVDAENFGEEILAGEVGRAQIVYSDMLLLNKCDLVEEERLAELERQLRTIKTDARILRSVKGEVPLPLLLSVGLFESDKVATSQQAEQERAAAAADHDACDHEHGHCVHDHTEHDHNHHSHADHGHGGHHHDHGAHPDHLAIEGFTSLSFAADGPFALRKFQNFLDNQLPGSVFRAKGILWFNESERRHVFHLAGKRFSIDDSDWPSDERKNQIVLIGRDLDHTRLRQQLQACVAKHAGKGFA, from the coding sequence ATGTCTCCCGCCCCAGGCCGTGTCGCCGCCAGCGAAGCCACAGCGCCCCTGCAGGATCCGGCGACCGTGGCAACGACGGAGCCGCTGCCCTCAGGCCTGCCAGTCACGATCCTGACCGGCTTCCTCGGCGCCGGCAAAACCACCTTGTTGAATCACATCCTCTCCAATCAGCAGGGGGTGAAGACGGCCGTTCTGGTGAACGAGTTCGGTGAAATCGGCATCGATAATGATCTCGTCGTCACCACCGGTGAAGACATGGTCGAGCTCAGCAACGGTTGCATCTGCTGCTCGATTAACGGTGAACTGCTCGAGGCCGTGTACCGCATCCTCGATCGTCCTGACCCCGTCGATTACCTGGTGGTTGAAACCACAGGTCTGGCCGATCCTCTGCCGGTGGCGATGACCTTCCTCGGCAGCGATCTGCGCGAGCAGACCCGCCTCGATTCGATCATCACCCTGGTGGATGCGGAGAACTTCGGCGAAGAGATTCTGGCCGGAGAAGTGGGTCGCGCCCAGATCGTCTACAGCGACATGCTGCTGCTGAACAAATGCGATCTGGTGGAGGAAGAGCGGCTCGCCGAGCTGGAACGGCAACTACGCACGATCAAGACCGATGCCCGGATTCTCAGATCGGTGAAGGGGGAAGTGCCACTGCCTCTGCTGCTCAGCGTGGGCCTGTTCGAAAGCGACAAAGTGGCGACCAGCCAGCAGGCGGAGCAGGAGCGGGCCGCCGCTGCGGCGGATCACGACGCCTGTGATCACGAACACGGCCATTGCGTGCACGATCACACCGAGCACGATCACAACCATCACAGTCATGCCGATCACGGCCACGGCGGGCATCACCATGATCACGGCGCCCACCCCGATCATCTGGCGATCGAAGGGTTCACCTCCCTGTCCTTCGCTGCCGATGGTCCATTTGCCCTGCGCAAGTTCCAGAATTTTCTCGACAACCAGCTGCCTGGCAGTGTGTTTCGTGCCAAAGGGATCCTCTGGTTCAACGAAAGTGAGCGGCGCCACGTGTTCCACCTGGCCGGCAAGCGCTTTTCCATCGATGACAGCGACTGGCCCAGTGATGAGCGCAAGAATCAGATCGTGCTGATTGGCCGCGATCTCGACCACACCCGCCTGCGTCAGCAACTCCAGGCCTGCGTGGCCAAACATGCCGGCAAGGGCTTCGCCTGA
- a CDS encoding HupE/UreJ family protein, whose protein sequence is MLLPPSIRRSLLPAAAAGLGLSLLSALPASAHGVADAGFGSGFTHPLLGLDHLLLLLGVGAAASCIGSGLLVFALVGAAIGAVIGTGGAQVPLAETLAALAVSGVGALILQVQRRSRPPALALVGGPVAVAIHALLHGQEASGALTWWLGVGLASSAVVAGSFLAVRRLPKGWTARLALLLTLAGGVLALAPLS, encoded by the coding sequence ATGCTTCTGCCCCCCTCAATCCGCCGATCCCTGCTGCCGGCCGCGGCGGCAGGCCTTGGCCTCAGCCTTCTCTCGGCCCTGCCCGCTTCCGCCCACGGCGTCGCCGATGCAGGCTTCGGCAGTGGCTTCACCCATCCCCTGCTCGGCTTGGACCATCTCCTGCTGTTGCTGGGAGTTGGGGCCGCAGCCTCCTGCATCGGCTCCGGTCTCCTGGTGTTCGCCCTGGTCGGCGCGGCAATCGGTGCTGTGATCGGCACTGGCGGCGCCCAGGTCCCACTGGCCGAAACCCTGGCGGCTCTTGCCGTTTCCGGTGTGGGTGCCTTGATCCTGCAGGTTCAGCGTCGTTCCAGGCCGCCCGCCCTGGCGCTGGTCGGAGGTCCAGTGGCCGTGGCCATCCATGCTCTGCTGCATGGCCAGGAGGCCAGCGGTGCCCTGACCTGGTGGCTGGGGGTGGGACTGGCCTCCAGCGCTGTGGTGGCTGGCTCCTTCCTGGCGGTCCGCCGTCTTCCGAAAGGCTGGACGGCGCGACTGGCCCTGCTGCTCACCCTGGCGGGCGGCGTGCTGGCCCTGGCGCCCCTGAGCTGA
- a CDS encoding extracellular solute-binding protein, translated as MSRSNQPRRPVSVPVIAGLVALLAVAAGAAVVVRRMGRTPVQELGVYSGRHYNTDKELYRRFTEQTGIRVRLLEGKDDALIERVRTEGANSPADVLVLVDAARLDKAAGMDLFQPVSSKQLDRDVPANLRDPQGRWFALTRRVRMVVVNPAMVDPATIRTYADLAKPALQGKLCLRNNRSVYNQSLVADQLIQRGEPATVSWIKGMVANVSQPFYTSDTPLARAVAKGECGVALVNSYYVGRMLAGLSGEADQSLAKQLKVVFPDPAHVNVSGAGVTRNSTQAEAATRLIEFLASPSGGEGYAEANFEYPLKGYGSSAILKDFGPFRDDGVSVQQMGEKNRKAVELMQANGWS; from the coding sequence ATGTCTCGCAGCAATCAACCCCGCCGTCCGGTTTCCGTCCCTGTGATCGCTGGGCTTGTGGCCCTGCTGGCCGTGGCGGCGGGGGCCGCCGTGGTCGTCCGTCGGATGGGCCGCACTCCGGTGCAGGAACTCGGGGTCTACTCCGGCCGTCACTACAACACCGACAAGGAGCTCTACCGCCGCTTCACCGAGCAGACCGGCATCCGGGTGCGCCTGCTGGAAGGCAAGGACGATGCCCTGATCGAACGGGTTCGCACCGAAGGAGCCAACAGTCCGGCCGATGTGCTGGTGCTTGTGGATGCTGCCCGCCTTGACAAGGCCGCGGGCATGGATCTGTTCCAGCCGGTGAGCTCCAAGCAGCTGGATCGCGATGTGCCCGCCAACCTCCGCGATCCGCAGGGCCGCTGGTTCGCACTCACCCGTCGAGTACGCATGGTCGTGGTGAATCCAGCCATGGTGGATCCAGCCACAATTCGCACCTATGCCGATCTGGCCAAGCCCGCCCTCCAAGGCAAACTCTGCCTGCGCAACAACCGCAGCGTCTACAACCAATCCCTGGTGGCCGATCAGCTGATTCAACGGGGTGAACCGGCCACGGTCAGCTGGATCAAGGGCATGGTGGCCAATGTCAGCCAACCCTTCTACACCTCCGACACCCCCCTGGCCCGGGCGGTGGCCAAAGGAGAGTGTGGCGTGGCCTTGGTGAACAGCTACTACGTGGGTCGCATGCTCGCCGGTCTCAGCGGCGAAGCGGATCAGTCCCTGGCCAAGCAGCTCAAGGTCGTGTTCCCCGACCCGGCTCATGTGAACGTCAGCGGGGCCGGCGTGACCCGGAACTCAACCCAGGCGGAGGCCGCCACCCGTCTGATCGAGTTCCTGGCGTCCCCCAGCGGCGGTGAGGGCTATGCCGAGGCCAATTTTGAATATCCGCTCAAGGGTTACGGCAGCAGTGCAATCCTCAAGGACTTCGGACCATTCCGAGATGATGGGGTCTCGGTGCAGCAGATGGGCGAGAAGAACCGAAAGGCCGTGGAGTTGATGCAGGCCAACGGCTGGTCATGA
- a CDS encoding iron ABC transporter permease, with translation MLLGLAVWLICLLALAPLIGLVQFAFSGAAAQPLDLGPGGLLQLGNTLTLLLLVGVIGAVLGTTTGWLTASCSFPGRRWLAIAQLLPLATPAYLLAATLVDLGSRNGLRVHGLAWSVLVLTLSTYSYVFLLGSESFAVSGRRQIEAARSLGVGPWGSFRRVALPMALPSIGAGIALSGMEVVNELGAVELLGVPTLSVGILQRWQNDGDPQGAVGLALAALVIVSVLVGAERQLRHRSRRWGMGSPGDRLQPWPLSGWRAALAQVITLSPPLLALGFPLLWAVSSWDQMHGESIQDLIALTLRSFALALLAALLTVAAGLVLAISKRWIPQVLLRRITFLAGMGYAVPGAVLALALMLLGGPWALSPLLLLVWGYADRFLAVAKGGLDAGLERIPPSVDEAATGLGCSWLKVLQRVHLPLLRGPLLVGALLVFVDTVKELPLTFALRPFDFDTLSVRVYQYASDERVGAALVPALLILLLGLAAAMALVPTLERQRGPH, from the coding sequence TTGCTCCTCGGGCTGGCGGTCTGGCTGATCTGCCTCCTCGCCCTCGCCCCACTGATCGGCCTTGTCCAGTTCGCCTTCTCCGGCGCTGCCGCGCAGCCTCTGGATCTGGGGCCCGGCGGCCTGTTGCAGCTGGGTAACACCCTGACCCTGCTGCTGCTGGTCGGTGTGATCGGCGCCGTTCTCGGCACCACCACCGGATGGCTCACGGCCAGTTGCAGCTTCCCAGGACGGCGCTGGCTTGCCATTGCCCAACTGTTGCCCCTGGCTACTCCGGCCTACCTGCTGGCCGCCACCCTGGTGGATCTGGGCAGCCGCAACGGTTTGCGCGTGCATGGCCTGGCCTGGTCTGTGCTGGTGCTCACCTTGAGCACATACAGCTACGTCTTCCTGCTCGGCAGCGAGAGTTTTGCCGTGAGTGGACGCCGCCAGATCGAGGCGGCCCGCAGCCTTGGCGTGGGCCCCTGGGGCAGCTTTCGCCGGGTGGCCCTGCCAATGGCCCTGCCATCGATCGGGGCAGGCATCGCCCTGAGCGGCATGGAGGTCGTCAATGAGCTGGGAGCCGTGGAACTGCTCGGCGTTCCCACCCTCTCGGTGGGGATCCTGCAACGCTGGCAGAACGATGGTGATCCGCAGGGCGCCGTGGGGCTGGCCCTTGCCGCTCTGGTGATCGTGAGTGTGCTGGTCGGAGCCGAGCGGCAGCTCCGCCACCGCAGCCGTCGCTGGGGGATGGGCTCGCCGGGAGACCGGCTGCAGCCCTGGCCCCTGAGCGGCTGGCGGGCCGCTCTGGCCCAGGTGATCACCCTGTCGCCCCCCCTGCTGGCACTGGGATTTCCCCTGCTCTGGGCCGTGTCGAGCTGGGATCAGATGCACGGCGAATCGATCCAAGACCTGATCGCCCTGACCCTGCGCAGCTTCGCTCTGGCCCTGCTGGCGGCGCTGCTCACGGTCGCAGCTGGCCTGGTGCTGGCCATCTCCAAACGCTGGATTCCCCAGGTGCTGCTGCGCCGGATCACCTTTCTGGCCGGCATGGGCTACGCCGTGCCGGGGGCCGTGCTGGCCCTGGCCCTGATGCTGCTGGGCGGGCCCTGGGCCTTGAGTCCCCTGTTGCTGCTGGTCTGGGGCTATGCCGATCGCTTTCTGGCGGTGGCCAAGGGTGGACTGGATGCGGGGCTTGAGCGCATTCCCCCCAGTGTCGATGAGGCTGCCACCGGCCTGGGATGCAGTTGGCTCAAGGTGCTGCAGCGGGTCCACCTGCCGCTGCTGCGTGGTCCACTGCTGGTGGGAGCTCTGCTGGTGTTTGTCGACACCGTGAAGGAACTGCCTCTCACCTTCGCGTTACGCCCCTTCGATTTCGACACCCTCTCGGTGCGGGTGTATCAGTACGCCAGCGATGAACGGGTGGGGGCAGCCCTGGTACCGGCCCTGCTGATCCTGCTGCTCGGGCTGGCGGCAGCCATGGCCCTGGTCCCCACCCTGGAACGGCAGCGGGGTCCGCACTAA
- a CDS encoding ferritin has product MGPAETSLTTAAEATLPAIGIGAFRRPVAQAMEPSLLEALQEHLMLELQASLSYWALAIWFGERDLRGFSNYFKLESESERQHAAQFADYLVARGQAVPLRDIPAPRQGWIGLEEILTAVFQMEADLTTSLQQIYAMAERSGDTRTTVFLDPLIQGQITSENEVAHLLGRVRLSQNQPAAVLLIDGELAAGQHSPAQLA; this is encoded by the coding sequence ATGGGACCAGCTGAGACCAGCCTCACCACCGCCGCTGAGGCGACCCTGCCAGCCATCGGCATCGGAGCCTTCCGCAGACCCGTGGCCCAGGCCATGGAACCCTCCTTGCTGGAAGCTCTGCAGGAGCATCTGATGCTGGAACTGCAGGCCAGCCTCTCCTACTGGGCCCTGGCGATCTGGTTCGGGGAGCGGGATCTGCGCGGCTTTTCCAACTACTTCAAGCTGGAATCCGAGAGTGAGCGCCAGCACGCGGCGCAGTTTGCCGATTATCTCGTCGCCCGCGGCCAGGCGGTCCCCCTGCGCGACATCCCAGCCCCCCGACAGGGATGGATCGGCCTCGAGGAGATCCTCACGGCCGTCTTCCAGATGGAAGCCGATCTCACCACATCGCTGCAACAGATCTATGCGATGGCTGAACGATCCGGCGATACGCGTACCACTGTCTTTCTCGACCCCCTGATTCAGGGCCAGATCACCTCCGAAAATGAGGTGGCCCATCTGCTGGGTCGGGTGCGGCTCAGCCAGAACCAACCGGCTGCCGTTCTACTGATCGATGGAGAACTGGCAGCGGGCCAGCACAGCCCAGCGCAGCTAGCCTGA
- a CDS encoding Crp/Fnr family transcriptional regulator encodes MSFRFLPDAPASSVRVPIGQTVLLDPGLRAEGSCIEVLEGIARVYCPCEETEGMTLAFLQPGDQLCTDRLCSEGVCVEALTPLVFRTDTEAAGSGFDPVNEWTLQLLRIRHLSSAEQRLHALLSLLVRRLGRRCGNWCDLPFRLTHERIGELIGTTRVTTTRLISRIRQARLIEVPSGASVLRLAPELVESAPLAAA; translated from the coding sequence ATGAGCTTTCGTTTCCTGCCCGACGCTCCGGCCTCCAGCGTGAGGGTCCCCATCGGTCAGACCGTGCTGCTGGATCCCGGTCTGCGCGCTGAAGGCAGCTGCATCGAGGTGCTCGAGGGGATTGCCCGCGTCTACTGCCCCTGCGAGGAAACCGAAGGCATGACCCTCGCCTTCCTCCAGCCCGGCGACCAGCTCTGCACGGATCGTCTCTGCAGCGAAGGGGTCTGCGTCGAAGCTCTCACCCCCCTGGTGTTCCGCACCGACACCGAGGCCGCCGGCAGCGGTTTCGATCCGGTGAATGAGTGGACCCTGCAACTCCTGCGCATTCGCCATCTCAGTAGTGCCGAGCAGCGGCTGCACGCTCTGTTGTCACTGCTGGTTCGGCGCCTCGGACGGCGCTGTGGCAACTGGTGTGATCTGCCCTTCCGCCTCACCCACGAGCGCATTGGCGAACTGATCGGCACTACCCGCGTCACCACGACGCGCCTGATCTCCCGCATCCGCCAGGCCAGGTTGATTGAGGTGCCCAGTGGCGCCTCGGTGCTGCGCCTGGCACCAGAACTGGTGGAATCGGCACCTCTGGCGGCTGCCTGA
- a CDS encoding Fur family transcriptional regulator, whose protein sequence is MSTRPATGLGSPSGLDPSAAGLRSSLHDRGQRLTPQRQRVLSLFERIGEGTHLSAEDVHQSLLRARERVSLATVYRTLRLLSSMGLLQELELPEGGRRFELTGDTHRDHHHLVCIRCGRTEEFENGAVLAAGEAAAKVQGFRMLECVLNVRALCPSCAAEST, encoded by the coding sequence GTGTCCACCCGTCCCGCCACCGGCCTTGGCAGCCCCTCCGGCCTCGATCCCAGCGCGGCGGGCCTGCGCAGCAGCCTGCATGACCGAGGCCAGCGCCTCACCCCCCAGCGTCAGCGGGTGCTCTCCCTGTTCGAGCGGATCGGCGAAGGGACCCACCTCAGCGCCGAAGACGTCCACCAGAGCCTGCTCCGGGCCAGGGAGCGTGTCTCCCTGGCCACCGTCTACCGAACCCTGCGGCTGCTCAGTTCCATGGGGCTGCTTCAGGAGCTGGAGCTGCCGGAAGGGGGACGCCGCTTCGAGCTGACCGGCGACACCCATCGGGATCATCACCATCTGGTCTGCATCCGCTGTGGCCGCACCGAGGAGTTCGAGAACGGTGCCGTGCTGGCGGCCGGCGAAGCGGCAGCCAAGGTGCAGGGTTTTCGGATGTTGGAGTGCGTGCTCAACGTGCGCGCCCTCTGTCCGAGCTGCGCCGCCGAGTCGACCTGA
- a CDS encoding IS5 family transposase has translation MYRRHNNGQISIKEFHLPFGGTLDPENRWVQLEGLIPWDELEETYAPQFSATIGAPAKSVRMAFGALYIKQKLGLTDEETVHQIRENAYIQFFLGFAGYTAKAPFDASMMVHFRKRFSDEDLRRINELVVQRGKEILLEALAQAADDDDHDDRDSSGGGAQLELDALIKPADWPEGKNWGTLTIDASCTPADITYPRDLKLLNEARTTTERVIDDLCSQSSGFRRHRPRYDRGLARAHFLRVAKQKRPRRRKVKAAIKHQLGYVRQNLKAIDALIGCGARLSELKRHWWQKLLACSELERQQGLLLASQTNSIPDRLVNLVQTHIRPMVRGKARAAVEFGAKISVSVQNGFPFLHRISWNPYNEGEDLIAQAEKYKLDTGSYPERICADRIYITAKNRHFCTRNGIRLSGKRLGRPPKDPDVTTAHKHQLRSDQARRNEVEGVFGSGKRKYSLDLIMARLPAGAESSISMAFVVMCAEKVLRLLRLFFVLLFGWIYSFFMAWSAIRAPEGICKPCF, from the coding sequence ATGTACCGGAGGCACAATAACGGTCAGATCTCAATCAAGGAGTTCCACCTGCCATTTGGCGGCACACTTGATCCCGAGAATCGCTGGGTTCAACTGGAGGGGCTGATCCCATGGGATGAGCTGGAAGAAACCTATGCCCCTCAATTCAGCGCCACAATTGGCGCTCCAGCCAAATCAGTGAGAATGGCCTTTGGTGCTCTCTACATCAAACAGAAGTTAGGGCTCACCGACGAAGAGACAGTCCATCAGATCAGAGAGAACGCCTATATTCAGTTCTTTCTCGGCTTTGCGGGCTACACAGCTAAGGCACCGTTTGATGCCTCGATGATGGTGCACTTTCGCAAGCGTTTTTCTGACGAGGATCTGCGCCGTATCAACGAGCTGGTGGTGCAGCGCGGCAAAGAGATCCTTCTGGAAGCACTTGCTCAGGCAGCAGACGATGACGACCATGATGATCGTGATTCCAGTGGAGGAGGCGCTCAGCTAGAACTTGATGCGTTGATCAAGCCTGCTGACTGGCCAGAAGGAAAGAATTGGGGCACTCTCACGATTGATGCCAGTTGCACTCCAGCCGACATCACCTATCCCAGAGACCTCAAGCTCCTCAACGAGGCTCGCACAACGACCGAGCGAGTCATTGATGATCTGTGCAGTCAGTCATCGGGATTCAGGAGACATCGACCTCGCTACGACCGTGGCCTTGCTCGTGCTCATTTCCTGAGAGTGGCGAAGCAAAAACGACCACGTCGCCGCAAAGTGAAGGCTGCCATTAAACATCAGCTTGGCTATGTGCGGCAGAATCTCAAGGCCATTGATGCTCTGATCGGCTGCGGGGCAAGGCTTTCCGAGCTTAAGAGGCATTGGTGGCAGAAGTTGTTGGCCTGCAGCGAGTTGGAGCGGCAACAGGGCCTTCTGCTCGCCTCTCAGACCAACAGCATTCCAGACCGCCTGGTGAATCTTGTGCAGACCCATATCCGCCCAATGGTGCGAGGCAAAGCACGTGCTGCGGTGGAGTTTGGAGCCAAAATCAGTGTTTCGGTTCAAAACGGCTTTCCGTTCTTGCACCGCATAAGCTGGAACCCCTACAACGAAGGAGAAGACCTTATCGCTCAGGCGGAAAAATACAAGCTGGATACAGGATCTTACCCAGAGCGAATCTGCGCCGACCGGATTTATATCACGGCCAAGAATAGGCATTTCTGCACGAGGAACGGTATTCGCCTCTCCGGCAAGCGATTGGGTCGCCCGCCCAAGGATCCTGATGTCACCACTGCACACAAGCACCAGCTCCGATCTGATCAAGCTCGACGCAATGAAGTGGAAGGCGTCTTTGGCTCTGGAAAGCGCAAGTATTCCCTGGATCTGATCATGGCTCGTCTACCAGCTGGTGCCGAATCCTCCATCTCGATGGCCTTTGTCGTGATGTGCGCGGAAAAGGTCTTGAGGCTGCTGCGCCTCTTTTTTGTCCTTCTTTTTGGGTGGATCTACAGCTTTTTTATGGCCTGGTCAGCGATCAGAGCGCCTGAGGGCATCTGCAAGCCATGCTTTTGA
- a CDS encoding cation:proton antiporter has product MITSYLDWAILAVLVFAYGLVAGRLKQTPLSGAVVFLLTGLILGPAGLGWLGINVTSENLRTIAELTLALILFTDAATANLPVLRDSRRLPIRLLALGLPLTILLGMGVAQLLLPALSPVEAAILSVVLAPTDAALGQPVVTNPAVPVAVREDLSAESGLNDGICVPLLLSLLAMAQKGSGAGDGVLLLGWLFLEQVGLGLVLGCGLAFLAARCRDLCLRRRWITSDWQPVLAIALPVCCFALAQQLGGSGFIACFCGGLTFGGLTPQERKQEELVAAEATADVLSLLTWVAFGSAVVALSFPQLSATTLLYGDS; this is encoded by the coding sequence ATGATCACGTCGTATCTCGACTGGGCGATCCTTGCCGTCCTGGTGTTCGCCTACGGCCTGGTGGCTGGGCGGCTGAAACAGACCCCCCTCTCCGGAGCGGTGGTGTTTCTGCTCACCGGTCTGATCCTGGGGCCGGCTGGCCTTGGCTGGCTGGGCATCAATGTGACCTCGGAGAACCTGCGGACCATCGCCGAACTCACGCTGGCGTTGATCCTGTTCACCGATGCCGCGACCGCCAATCTGCCGGTGCTGCGCGACAGCCGGCGCCTGCCGATCCGTCTGCTGGCGCTTGGCCTGCCCCTGACCATTCTGCTGGGCATGGGCGTGGCTCAGCTGCTGCTGCCTGCGCTCAGTCCGGTTGAGGCGGCGATCCTGTCGGTCGTTCTCGCCCCCACCGATGCCGCCCTCGGCCAACCGGTGGTGACCAATCCGGCGGTGCCCGTTGCCGTGCGGGAAGACCTCAGTGCCGAGAGCGGTCTCAACGACGGGATCTGCGTGCCGTTGCTGCTTTCCCTTCTGGCCATGGCGCAGAAGGGCAGTGGCGCCGGCGATGGGGTGCTGCTGTTGGGTTGGCTGTTTCTGGAGCAGGTGGGACTGGGGCTGGTGCTGGGCTGCGGCCTGGCCTTTCTCGCCGCTCGGTGCCGCGATCTCTGCCTCAGGCGTCGCTGGATCACCAGCGACTGGCAGCCGGTGCTTGCGATCGCCCTGCCGGTCTGTTGTTTCGCCCTGGCCCAGCAGCTGGGAGGCAGCGGTTTCATCGCCTGCTTCTGTGGTGGCCTCACCTTCGGGGGCCTGACGCCGCAGGAGCGCAAGCAGGAGGAACTGGTGGCCGCCGAAGCCACCGCCGATGTGCTCTCCCTCCTGACCTGGGTGGCCTTCGGTTCGGCCGTCGTGGCCCTGAGCTTCCCTCAGCTTTCCGCCACTACCCTGCTATATGGGGACTCCTGA